In a single window of the Streptomyces sp. HUAS ZL42 genome:
- a CDS encoding ricin-type beta-trefoil lectin domain protein — protein sequence MKDAGLSNSPTPAPRFDATDEQLSAELKKWTGASPALHPVGELLDRHWEAAFAYARLCTDSARAAGMLTTAAFTRLFGASLRQNGPSSAWRPQLLVTVRRIAAEWDADGRRDLLHPALRADDGGSRAAARLLPTSYGLLARAFQRLPQSARCVLWHIEVESEPLEVPAALLGWEEDTRVELDRARERLREECLVVHRELAPDQECRRYHRMLDVTYRRGGIDIDPDLRTHLEQCGHCRQTADQLQQFDEGLGVALAEGVLGWGARAYVEARAHQDDESPDGAEFQLPAFAGEAFEARATRSNCRTHSRRSAQKRARRARRRNLAAAVLTVSGLIVLPLALWTLGSGDGDSTADGKTSEAPGSGSGKSTGDPSWIGTGEGAKGTLSGRLHNVVSGLCVGVVGDKAVEGAETKLTACSSAADQQWSYETDGLLRSDEDPALCLDSRLGYSVRLAPCVDADHPDAKNVRYDFTLQGTLVPRFDQNLALAPAATDGSGALVLKARADGTPQRWVIDTSKPNLRMQIVNWGTDSGLASTTSSVKPTPKAAHKPTPTPSATRTTAQPAPTSSPSTADPCAQNPYYCSWNGQYGGSGGYGYGYGYGGYGGYGYGRR from the coding sequence GTGAAGGACGCAGGCCTGTCGAATTCTCCGACTCCCGCTCCCCGGTTCGACGCCACCGACGAACAGCTGAGCGCCGAGCTGAAGAAATGGACAGGTGCGTCACCCGCACTGCATCCCGTCGGTGAACTGCTCGACCGGCACTGGGAGGCGGCCTTCGCCTACGCGCGGCTGTGCACCGACAGCGCACGGGCGGCGGGCATGCTCACCACCGCGGCGTTCACCCGACTCTTCGGCGCGTCGCTCCGGCAGAACGGGCCGTCGTCCGCATGGCGGCCCCAACTCCTCGTCACCGTGCGCCGGATCGCCGCGGAGTGGGACGCCGACGGCAGACGCGACCTGCTCCATCCCGCACTGCGCGCCGACGACGGCGGGAGCCGGGCGGCGGCGCGGCTCCTGCCCACGTCGTACGGGCTGCTGGCCCGGGCGTTCCAGCGGCTGCCCCAGTCCGCCCGCTGCGTGCTGTGGCACATCGAGGTCGAGTCCGAACCGCTGGAGGTACCCGCGGCGTTGCTGGGCTGGGAGGAGGACACGCGCGTCGAACTGGACCGGGCACGCGAGCGGCTGCGTGAGGAGTGCCTCGTCGTCCACCGCGAACTCGCCCCCGACCAGGAGTGCCGCCGCTATCACCGGATGCTGGACGTGACCTACCGGCGCGGCGGTATCGACATCGACCCCGATCTGCGTACGCATCTCGAGCAGTGCGGGCACTGCCGGCAGACCGCCGACCAGCTGCAGCAGTTCGACGAAGGGCTCGGCGTCGCCCTTGCCGAGGGCGTGCTGGGCTGGGGCGCACGGGCCTATGTGGAGGCCAGGGCGCACCAGGACGACGAGAGCCCCGACGGGGCTGAGTTTCAGCTCCCCGCCTTCGCGGGCGAAGCCTTCGAGGCCAGGGCGACCCGCAGCAACTGCCGTACTCACTCACGCCGTTCGGCACAGAAGCGGGCCCGCCGCGCCCGCCGCCGCAACCTGGCCGCCGCCGTCCTCACCGTCAGCGGACTGATCGTCCTCCCGCTGGCGCTGTGGACCCTCGGCTCCGGCGACGGCGACAGCACGGCCGACGGCAAGACCTCCGAGGCTCCCGGCTCCGGTTCTGGCAAGTCGACCGGCGACCCGTCCTGGATCGGAACCGGAGAAGGGGCGAAGGGCACGCTGAGCGGCCGGCTCCACAACGTCGTCTCCGGGCTGTGCGTCGGCGTCGTCGGCGACAAGGCCGTCGAGGGCGCCGAGACCAAGCTGACCGCCTGCTCCTCGGCCGCGGACCAGCAGTGGTCGTACGAGACCGACGGGTTGCTGCGCAGCGACGAGGACCCCGCCCTCTGCCTGGACTCCCGCCTCGGCTACTCGGTGCGGCTCGCCCCCTGCGTGGACGCCGACCACCCGGATGCCAAGAACGTCCGTTACGACTTCACCCTCCAGGGCACGCTCGTGCCGCGCTTCGACCAGAACCTCGCGCTGGCGCCCGCCGCCACCGACGGCTCCGGCGCCCTCGTCCTCAAGGCCCGCGCGGACGGCACGCCGCAGCGCTGGGTCATCGACACCTCGAAGCCCAACCTCCGGATGCAGATCGTCAACTGGGGCACGGACAGCGGCCTCGCCTCGACGACGTCCTCGGTCAAGCCGACCCCCAAGGCCGCGCACAAGCCGACCCCGACGCCCTCCGCGACCCGGACCACCGCACAGCCGGCGCCGACGAGTTCGCCGTCCACGGCCGACCCCTGTGCGCAAAACCCGTACTACTGCTCGTGGAACGGCCAGTACGGCGGATCCGGCGGCTACGGCTATGGGTACGGGTACGGCGGCTACGGGGGTTACGGCTACGGCCGTCGATGA
- a CDS encoding helix-turn-helix domain-containing protein, with product MRADDLPVAAVPGDPSPPPGLVVVGHFDQPAGYAVNRPRGSDSWLFTWTTGGQGRLRQGSARTTAGTGDLVVLAPGVRHGYAVEAGAPHWRFWWVHCQARPTWTSWLRPYDAGDGMYAVTPVPAGLHSRVDSAFRRMLADARRPETGPPPATTPADDRIAVAHGTAARELALCALEEVVLLTAAAARTPQPPPGVDARVRRAEALIAADPGAPHTVRSLAESVALSPSRFAHLFTQQLGLSPMRALREARLSHAARLLESTDLSVERVAAASAFASPFHFNRVFRERYGMPPGAYRAAQGG from the coding sequence ATGCGTGCTGACGACTTGCCTGTGGCTGCTGTGCCCGGGGACCCCTCCCCGCCGCCCGGTCTGGTGGTCGTCGGCCATTTCGACCAGCCCGCCGGGTACGCGGTCAACCGGCCCAGGGGCTCCGACAGTTGGCTGTTCACCTGGACGACGGGCGGCCAGGGCCGACTGCGCCAGGGGAGCGCCCGGACGACGGCGGGTACGGGGGACCTTGTCGTGCTCGCGCCGGGTGTCCGGCACGGCTACGCGGTCGAAGCCGGCGCACCGCACTGGCGGTTCTGGTGGGTGCACTGCCAGGCACGGCCCACCTGGACGTCATGGCTGCGCCCGTACGACGCGGGTGACGGGATGTACGCCGTCACCCCCGTCCCGGCCGGCCTGCACAGCCGCGTCGATTCGGCGTTCCGCCGGATGCTCGCCGATGCCCGCCGGCCGGAGACCGGACCGCCTCCCGCCACCACACCCGCGGACGACAGGATCGCCGTCGCCCACGGCACCGCCGCACGCGAACTGGCCCTGTGCGCGCTGGAGGAGGTCGTCCTCCTCACGGCCGCCGCGGCTCGCACACCGCAGCCCCCGCCCGGCGTCGATGCCCGGGTGCGCCGGGCCGAGGCGCTGATCGCCGCCGATCCGGGCGCCCCGCACACGGTCCGCTCACTCGCGGAGAGTGTCGCGCTGTCGCCCTCGCGTTTCGCGCACCTGTTCACCCAGCAGCTCGGCCTGTCACCGATGCGGGCCCTGCGCGAGGCACGTCTGAGTCATGCCGCCCGGCTGCTGGAGAGCACCGACCTGTCCGTGGAACGCGTCGCCGCAGCCTCGGCGTTCGCCAGCCCCTTCCACTTCAACCGGGTGTTCCGCGAGCGGTACGGGATGCCGCCGGGCGCATACCGGGCCGCACAGGGCGGCTGA
- a CDS encoding phytanoyl-CoA dioxygenase family protein, giving the protein MTVTDIGAAGAPILTREGLRQWQEDGFTVVRGMFGHDEIDRLCDGFAALHTAGRPVPGHFEPRPGSDPLAGYPRVMHPHVINPRAREVLLDARLRDVLELLLGEEVLAAQSMFYFKPPGARGQALHQDNFYLRVEPGTCVAAWIACDVIDRENGGLEVVPGTHRMDLFCPEEADEEVSFAREYVAPPPGLEAVPVDMAPGDVLFFNGSVVHGSQPNRTADRFRRSFIGHYVGRSAERIGQYYRTLSMSGERVALAESEGAGPCGTEFAPHGPH; this is encoded by the coding sequence ATGACGGTCACGGACATCGGCGCCGCCGGCGCACCCATACTGACGCGGGAGGGGCTCCGGCAGTGGCAGGAGGACGGTTTCACGGTCGTCCGCGGAATGTTCGGGCACGACGAGATCGACCGGCTGTGCGACGGGTTCGCGGCGCTGCACACGGCGGGGCGGCCCGTGCCGGGGCACTTCGAGCCGCGGCCCGGATCCGATCCGCTGGCCGGGTATCCGCGGGTGATGCACCCTCACGTGATCAACCCCCGGGCGCGGGAGGTGCTGCTCGACGCGCGGCTGCGGGACGTGCTGGAGCTGCTGCTCGGCGAGGAGGTCCTGGCCGCGCAGAGCATGTTCTACTTCAAACCGCCGGGGGCCCGTGGTCAGGCCTTGCACCAGGACAACTTCTACCTGCGGGTCGAACCGGGGACGTGCGTGGCGGCGTGGATCGCCTGCGATGTGATCGACCGGGAGAACGGGGGGCTCGAGGTGGTCCCCGGCACGCATCGGATGGACTTGTTCTGCCCGGAGGAGGCGGACGAGGAGGTGTCGTTCGCCCGGGAGTACGTGGCGCCCCCGCCGGGGCTGGAAGCGGTGCCGGTGGATATGGCGCCGGGGGATGTGTTGTTCTTCAACGGGAGCGTGGTGCACGGCTCTCAGCCGAACCGTACGGCTGATCGGTTCCGGCGGTCTTTCATCGGGCATTACGTCGGTCGTTCGGCCGAGCGCATCGGCCAGTACTACCGGACGTTGTCGATGAGCGGGGAGCGGGTGGCTCTGGCGGAGAGTGAGGGGGCGGGGCCGTGCGGCACTGAGTTCGCACCGCACGGGCCCCACTAG
- a CDS encoding aldo/keto reductase, whose amino-acid sequence MQYVKLGSTGLDVSRICLGCMTYGLPDRGAHEWTLDEEASRPLIRQALEAGINFFDTANVYSDGTSEEIVGKALRDFAHRDDIVLATKVHGRMRPGPNGGGLSRKAIMAEIDHSLSRLGTDYVDLYQIHRFDPHTPVEETMEALHDLVKAGKVRYIGASSMYAWQFSKMQYTAERHGWTKFVSMQNHYNLLYREEEREMLPLCADQGVGVLPWSPLARGRLTRDWGTETNRSATDTFGSTLYPEGDRAIVETVTRIANERGVPRAQVALAWLLHQDTVTAPIVGAAKQVHIEDAVAAEELRLTDKELEELQQPYAPHPIVGH is encoded by the coding sequence ATGCAGTACGTGAAGCTCGGTTCGACGGGTCTGGACGTGTCGCGGATCTGTCTGGGCTGCATGACCTACGGACTTCCCGACCGCGGCGCACACGAGTGGACGCTCGACGAGGAGGCGTCGCGCCCGCTGATCCGGCAGGCGCTCGAGGCCGGGATCAACTTCTTCGACACGGCGAACGTCTACTCCGACGGCACCAGCGAGGAGATCGTCGGCAAGGCGCTGCGCGACTTCGCCCACCGCGACGACATCGTGCTCGCCACGAAGGTGCACGGCCGGATGCGGCCCGGGCCCAACGGCGGCGGCCTGTCCCGCAAGGCGATCATGGCCGAGATCGACCACAGCCTCAGCCGCCTCGGCACGGACTACGTCGACCTCTACCAGATCCACCGTTTCGACCCGCACACCCCCGTCGAGGAGACGATGGAGGCGCTGCACGACCTGGTGAAGGCGGGCAAGGTGCGCTACATCGGGGCGAGTTCGATGTACGCCTGGCAGTTCTCCAAGATGCAGTACACGGCCGAACGGCACGGCTGGACCAAGTTCGTGTCCATGCAGAACCACTACAACCTCCTCTATCGCGAGGAGGAGCGGGAGATGCTGCCGCTGTGCGCGGACCAGGGCGTCGGCGTACTGCCCTGGAGCCCCCTCGCCCGCGGCCGCCTCACCCGCGACTGGGGCACCGAGACCAACCGCAGCGCCACCGACACCTTCGGCAGCACCCTCTACCCCGAGGGCGATCGCGCGATCGTGGAAACGGTCACCCGCATCGCGAACGAACGCGGCGTTCCCCGCGCCCAGGTGGCCCTCGCCTGGCTGCTCCACCAGGACACGGTGACGGCACCGATCGTCGGCGCGGCCAAGCAGGTTCACATCGAGGATGCGGTGGCGGCGGAGGAACTCCGGCTGACCGACAAGGAGTTGGAGGAACTGCAACAGCCCTACGCTCCCCACCCGATCGTCGGTCACTGA
- a CDS encoding flavoprotein, with protein sequence MTEQDGKPFLYVVVCAAGIAVEVSKLITAAQERDWEVGVIATPLAMNGFFDTDAVEAQTGRPIRSAWRRPADPRPFPAPDAVVVAPATFNTINKWAAGLADTLAVGTLCEVSGLGVPIAVLPCVADALAAHPAYRESLTRLRGMGIRFGDPYAGEAGEDGGRPGFGWERALDLLG encoded by the coding sequence GTGACCGAACAGGACGGGAAGCCTTTCCTCTACGTCGTCGTCTGCGCGGCCGGAATCGCCGTGGAGGTCAGCAAGTTGATCACTGCGGCCCAGGAGCGGGACTGGGAGGTCGGCGTCATCGCCACGCCCCTCGCCATGAACGGTTTCTTCGACACCGACGCCGTCGAGGCCCAGACCGGCCGCCCCATCCGCTCGGCCTGGCGCCGGCCCGCCGACCCCCGCCCCTTCCCGGCCCCCGACGCGGTCGTCGTCGCGCCCGCCACCTTCAACACCATCAACAAATGGGCGGCGGGCCTGGCCGACACCCTCGCCGTGGGCACCCTCTGCGAGGTGTCGGGACTCGGCGTCCCGATCGCCGTACTGCCCTGTGTGGCCGACGCGCTGGCCGCCCACCCCGCCTACCGGGAGAGCCTGACACGTCTGCGCGGGATGGGCATCCGCTTCGGGGATCCGTACGCCGGTGAGGCGGGGGAGGACGGCGGGCGGCCGGGGTTCGGGTGGGAGCGGGCGCTGGATCTGCTGGGATGA
- a CDS encoding ferredoxin encodes MHIEIDKHVCIGAGQCALAAPGVFTQDDEGFSALLPGRAHGADDPMLREAARACPVGAITLSDTVG; translated from the coding sequence ATGCACATCGAGATCGACAAGCACGTCTGCATCGGCGCAGGCCAATGCGCACTGGCCGCGCCGGGCGTCTTCACCCAGGACGACGAAGGCTTCAGCGCCCTCCTGCCGGGCCGTGCGCACGGCGCCGACGACCCGATGCTCCGGGAAGCAGCGCGGGCTTGCCCGGTGGGCGCCATCACGCTGTCGGACACGGTGGGTTGA
- a CDS encoding cytochrome P450 encodes MTQLSEPVAFPQDRTCPYHPPTAYDPLRAARPLARVTLFDGRPVWLVTGHGAARDLLADPRLSTDRTRPGFPAPTARFAAVRHLRTALLGVDDPEHRTQRRMMVPSFTLKRATELRPDIQRIVDERLDAMIAQGPPAELVSAFALPVPSMVICALLGVPYADHEFFEEQSRRLLRGPDPADTLDARGRLEAYLGELIERKQKEPPGEGVLDDLVHQQLRDGTVDRAELIALAIILLVAGHETTANMISLGTYTLLQHPERLAELRADPTLLPAAVEELMRMLSIADGLLRLATEDIDVAGTTIRAGDGVVFATSVINRDETLYTDPDTLDWHRPARHHVAFGFGIHQCLGQNLARAEMEIALRTLFARLPRLRLAAPADEIPFKPGDTIQGMLELPVTW; translated from the coding sequence ATGACGCAACTGTCGGAACCCGTCGCCTTTCCCCAGGACCGCACCTGCCCCTACCACCCGCCCACCGCCTACGATCCACTGCGCGCCGCGCGCCCCCTGGCCCGCGTCACCCTCTTCGACGGCCGCCCCGTCTGGCTGGTCACCGGGCACGGCGCCGCCCGTGACCTCCTCGCCGATCCGCGCCTGTCGACCGACCGCACCCGCCCCGGCTTCCCCGCACCCACCGCACGCTTCGCGGCCGTGCGCCACCTCAGGACCGCACTCCTGGGCGTCGACGACCCCGAACACCGAACCCAGCGCCGCATGATGGTCCCGAGCTTCACCCTGAAACGGGCCACCGAACTGCGGCCGGACATCCAGCGGATCGTCGACGAGCGGCTGGACGCGATGATCGCGCAAGGCCCGCCCGCCGAACTGGTGAGCGCCTTCGCGCTGCCCGTGCCCTCGATGGTGATCTGTGCGTTGCTCGGCGTCCCGTACGCCGACCACGAGTTCTTCGAGGAGCAGTCGCGGCGGCTGCTGCGCGGCCCTGACCCCGCCGACACACTGGACGCCCGCGGCCGGCTCGAGGCGTACCTGGGTGAGCTGATCGAGCGCAAGCAGAAGGAACCGCCGGGCGAAGGAGTGCTGGACGATCTGGTCCACCAGCAGTTGCGCGACGGCACGGTGGACCGCGCCGAGCTGATCGCCCTGGCGATCATCCTCCTGGTCGCGGGTCACGAGACGACCGCCAACATGATCTCGCTCGGCACCTACACGCTGCTCCAGCACCCCGAGCGGCTGGCCGAGTTGCGGGCCGATCCCACGCTGCTGCCCGCGGCCGTCGAGGAGCTGATGCGGATGCTGTCCATCGCGGACGGGCTGCTGCGGCTGGCCACCGAGGACATCGACGTGGCCGGGACGACGATCCGGGCCGGCGACGGCGTGGTCTTCGCGACCTCGGTCATCAACCGCGACGAGACCCTCTACACCGACCCGGACACCCTCGACTGGCACCGCCCGGCCCGCCACCACGTGGCCTTCGGGTTCGGCATCCACCAGTGCCTGGGCCAGAACCTGGCCCGCGCCGAGATGGAGATCGCCCTGCGCACCCTCTTCGCGCGCCTGCCCCGCCTGCGCCTCGCGGCTCCCGCCGACGAGATCCCCTTCAAACCCGGCGACACGATCCAGGGGATGCTGGAACTCCCCGTGACCTGGTAG
- a CDS encoding LysE family transporter: MTAALVAGLVAGYGIAVPVGAVATYLVSLTARTSLRTGVCAALGVATADGFYALLATIGGSALAAALRPVLVPLRWAAALVLLALAVRGAVSAVRHYRAHRLATRSDPPPPNPARAYVGLLGITLLNPTTVIYFAALVLGTGAADAVRPLEQGVFVLAAFVASASWQLLLAGGGALLGRALTGGRGRLTTALVSSSVIAALAVRMVV, from the coding sequence GTGACGGCCGCGCTCGTCGCCGGCCTGGTCGCGGGCTACGGCATCGCCGTACCCGTCGGCGCGGTCGCGACGTATCTCGTCTCCCTCACCGCCCGTACGTCCCTGCGCACCGGTGTCTGCGCCGCGCTCGGCGTCGCCACCGCCGACGGGTTCTACGCGCTTCTCGCCACGATCGGGGGCTCCGCCCTGGCCGCCGCGCTGCGGCCGGTTCTGGTCCCGCTGCGCTGGGCCGCCGCCCTGGTGCTCCTCGCGCTGGCGGTACGCGGTGCGGTCAGCGCCGTACGGCACTACCGCGCACACCGGCTCGCAACCCGTTCGGATCCCCCTCCCCCGAACCCCGCTCGGGCCTATGTGGGACTGCTGGGCATCACACTCCTCAACCCCACCACCGTGATCTACTTCGCGGCGCTCGTCCTCGGCACGGGGGCGGCGGACGCCGTACGGCCCCTGGAGCAGGGCGTGTTCGTCCTGGCGGCCTTCGTCGCCTCCGCGAGCTGGCAGCTGCTGCTCGCCGGTGGCGGCGCGCTGCTCGGCCGTGCACTCACCGGTGGCCGGGGACGGTTGACGACGGCGCTCGTGTCCAGCTCGGTGATCGCCGCGCTCGCCGTGCGGATGGTCGTATGA
- a CDS encoding nitroreductase family deazaflavin-dependent oxidoreductase codes for MPLEGEYEPSPTQWVREQVEVYESSGGTRGTTLLDTGMPVILLTTRGARSGKIRKTPLMRVEHEGRYAVVASQGGAPTHPVWYHNIKADPHVELQDGPVKQDMKAREVTGEEKAEWWERAVAAYPPYADYQKKTAREIPVFVVESADGH; via the coding sequence ATGCCTCTCGAGGGTGAGTACGAACCCAGCCCGACGCAGTGGGTGCGTGAACAGGTGGAGGTGTACGAGAGCTCCGGCGGCACGCGGGGGACGACCCTGCTGGACACGGGCATGCCGGTGATCCTGCTCACGACGCGGGGCGCCAGGAGCGGCAAGATCCGGAAGACGCCACTGATGCGCGTGGAGCACGAGGGACGGTACGCCGTGGTCGCCTCCCAGGGCGGGGCGCCCACGCACCCGGTCTGGTACCACAACATCAAGGCCGATCCGCATGTGGAGCTCCAGGACGGGCCGGTGAAGCAGGACATGAAGGCCCGCGAGGTCACCGGCGAGGAGAAGGCCGAGTGGTGGGAGCGTGCCGTCGCGGCCTATCCGCCGTACGCCGACTACCAGAAGAAGACGGCGCGGGAGATCCCGGTGTTCGTCGTGGAGTCCGCCGACGGGCACTGA
- a CDS encoding cation diffusion facilitator family transporter translates to MTVLVALAANLVIAAAKAAGGLIAHSPALLSEAAHSVADSLNEVFLLAALRRSRRPADARHPFGYGKERFFWSLLAAVGIFVMGGCFSFFQGFEALRNGAEEKFSGYVAGLIVLGVAFVAEGASLARALHQVHKQGGTAGGLRDPALRTVVAEDGTAVLGVTLAFAGMVLHMVTGLVVWEASASFAIGALLVFVAYRLGRDARDQLIGEAAGPEASGRIRSLLEAQPEIDSVEALFSMKTGLDTALVAARVDLVPGLDSERVEDVADRIKRSIFRTVPEADQIFLDVTDRPEREARESPAATGERGGA, encoded by the coding sequence GTGACCGTACTGGTGGCGCTGGCGGCCAACCTGGTCATCGCCGCCGCGAAGGCGGCCGGAGGCCTGATCGCGCACTCGCCCGCCCTGCTGTCGGAGGCGGCCCACTCCGTGGCCGACAGCCTCAACGAGGTGTTCCTGCTGGCCGCGCTGCGCCGCAGCCGCCGACCCGCCGACGCGCGCCACCCCTTCGGCTACGGCAAGGAGCGGTTCTTCTGGTCACTCCTCGCGGCCGTCGGGATCTTCGTCATGGGCGGCTGCTTCTCCTTCTTCCAGGGCTTCGAGGCGCTACGGAACGGCGCGGAGGAGAAGTTCAGCGGGTACGTGGCGGGCCTGATCGTGCTGGGAGTCGCCTTCGTCGCCGAGGGCGCCTCGCTCGCACGGGCCCTGCACCAGGTGCACAAGCAGGGCGGCACGGCCGGCGGCCTGCGTGACCCCGCCCTGCGCACGGTCGTCGCCGAGGACGGCACGGCGGTGCTCGGCGTGACCCTCGCCTTCGCCGGCATGGTCCTGCACATGGTCACCGGGCTGGTCGTGTGGGAGGCCTCCGCGTCCTTCGCGATCGGTGCGCTGCTCGTCTTCGTCGCCTACCGGCTGGGGCGTGACGCCCGCGACCAGCTGATCGGGGAGGCCGCAGGCCCGGAGGCGAGCGGCAGGATCCGCTCGCTGCTCGAGGCGCAGCCCGAAATCGACAGCGTGGAGGCGCTGTTCAGCATGAAGACCGGCCTGGACACCGCGCTGGTGGCGGCCCGCGTCGACCTCGTTCCTGGCCTCGACAGCGAGCGGGTCGAGGACGTCGCCGACCGCATCAAGCGGTCCATCTTCCGAACCGTGCCCGAGGCGGACCAGATCTTCCTCGACGTGACCGACCGGCCGGAGCGCGAGGCACGGGAAAGCCCCGCCGCGACGGGGGAACGCGGCGGGGCCTGA
- a CDS encoding glutathione S-transferase family protein — protein sequence MSGGGNGNRAYGHTTFKRSKSHFTDRITTDGRDGWPVESGRYRLVVSRACPWASRAVISRRLLGLEGALSMAIADPIQDDRSWRFTLDPDGRDPVLGIRYLSEAYDRRETGYPGGVSVPAVVDVPTGKLVTNDYQRITLDLATEWTALHREGAPDLYPQAHRDEIDTVMADVYEDVNNGVYRAGFAIEQEEYEEACEAVFRRLELLTPRLARRRYLVGDTITEADIRLFTTLVRFDAVYHGHFKCNRWKLTENQVLWAYARDLYQTPGFGDTVDFDHIKRHYYQVHTGINPTRIVALGPDPSGWLTQHHRAELGGRPFGDGTPPGPVHTGEEVPPQGRP from the coding sequence ATGAGTGGCGGGGGCAACGGCAACCGCGCCTACGGTCACACGACGTTCAAGCGGTCCAAGAGCCACTTCACGGACCGGATCACCACGGACGGCCGGGACGGCTGGCCGGTGGAGAGCGGACGCTACCGTCTCGTGGTCAGCCGGGCCTGCCCGTGGGCGAGCCGGGCGGTGATCTCGCGGCGGCTGCTGGGTCTGGAGGGCGCCCTGTCGATGGCGATCGCCGATCCGATCCAGGACGACCGCAGCTGGCGCTTCACCCTCGACCCGGACGGCCGCGACCCCGTGCTCGGTATCCGCTACCTCAGCGAGGCCTACGACAGGCGGGAGACCGGCTATCCGGGCGGGGTCAGCGTGCCGGCCGTCGTGGACGTACCCACCGGCAAGCTGGTCACCAACGACTACCAGCGGATCACCCTCGACCTTGCCACCGAATGGACGGCGCTGCACCGGGAGGGGGCGCCCGACCTCTACCCCCAGGCGCATCGCGACGAGATCGACACGGTGATGGCGGACGTCTACGAGGACGTCAACAACGGGGTGTACCGGGCCGGCTTCGCCATTGAGCAGGAGGAGTACGAGGAGGCGTGCGAGGCGGTGTTCCGGCGGCTGGAGCTGCTGACGCCGCGGCTCGCCCGGCGGCGCTATCTGGTCGGGGACACGATCACCGAGGCGGACATCCGGCTGTTCACCACACTCGTGCGGTTCGACGCCGTCTACCACGGTCACTTCAAGTGCAACCGCTGGAAGTTGACGGAGAATCAGGTCCTGTGGGCGTACGCCCGCGACCTCTACCAGACGCCCGGCTTCGGTGACACCGTCGACTTCGACCACATCAAGCGGCACTACTACCAGGTGCACACCGGCATCAATCCGACCCGCATCGTCGCCCTCGGCCCGGACCCGTCCGGCTGGCTGACGCAGCATCACCGCGCGGAGCTGGGCGGGCGCCCGTTCGGGGACGGGACACCGCCCGGGCCGGTGCACACCGGCGAAGAGGTCCCGCCCCAGGGGCGGCCCTGA
- a CDS encoding DUF4235 domain-containing protein has product MAKKKKLSLVYQPVGFALGWASGALAGLAFRKTWKALRHEDDAPDPLDPDRGWGEILLAAAIQGAIFAVVRSAVDRSGAKAIARSTGAWPVKEKGGRA; this is encoded by the coding sequence GTGGCCAAGAAGAAGAAACTCTCCCTCGTCTACCAGCCCGTCGGGTTCGCGCTCGGCTGGGCGAGCGGGGCGCTCGCGGGGCTCGCCTTCCGCAAGACGTGGAAGGCTCTCCGGCACGAGGACGACGCGCCCGACCCGCTGGACCCGGACCGCGGCTGGGGGGAGATCCTGCTCGCGGCCGCGATCCAGGGCGCGATCTTCGCGGTCGTACGCAGCGCCGTGGACCGCTCCGGCGCGAAGGCGATCGCACGGTCGACCGGGGCGTGGCCGGTCAAGGAGAAAGGGGGTCGGGCCTGA
- a CDS encoding VOC family protein → MAVVKAGVVVLDCAEPEKLAEFYRQLLDAEETGASANRVEIRGAGGTRLAFRRDVNATPPSWPRPENSLQVHLDFVVEDLDEAERKIIGLGGRPLETKDAAGRYEERGYADPAGHSFTLRRVPQTAPKQG, encoded by the coding sequence ATGGCAGTGGTGAAAGCGGGCGTCGTCGTGCTCGACTGCGCCGAGCCGGAGAAGCTCGCCGAGTTCTACAGGCAACTGCTGGACGCCGAGGAGACCGGCGCGTCGGCCAACCGGGTGGAGATCAGGGGCGCCGGCGGGACCCGGCTTGCCTTCCGCCGCGACGTCAACGCCACCCCGCCCAGCTGGCCGCGGCCCGAGAACTCCCTCCAGGTCCACCTCGACTTCGTGGTGGAGGACCTGGACGAGGCGGAACGCAAGATCATCGGCCTCGGCGGACGCCCACTGGAGACGAAGGACGCCGCGGGCCGGTACGAGGAACGAGGCTACGCCGACCCGGCCGGCCACTCCTTCACCCTGCGCCGGGTTCCGCAGACGGCCCCCAAGCAGGGGTGA